A region from the uncultured Draconibacterium sp. genome encodes:
- a CDS encoding DoxX family protein, which produces MKKLFQTKLNNTRVDLSLLILRLASGGFMLTHGWPKLQRLLAGEMKFGDPLGLGPELSLILAVFAEVFCAILVLLGLGTRLAVIPLIVTMAVAAFIVHGADSFARKELALFYLVSYVILLLMGSGKISVDRLIARR; this is translated from the coding sequence ATGAAAAAATTGTTTCAAACAAAACTAAATAATACACGGGTAGATTTGTCGCTACTGATTTTGCGCCTGGCTTCCGGAGGCTTTATGCTTACCCATGGATGGCCAAAGTTGCAGCGCCTGTTAGCTGGCGAAATGAAATTTGGCGATCCGCTGGGATTAGGCCCCGAGTTATCGCTTATACTGGCTGTTTTTGCAGAGGTTTTTTGTGCTATTTTGGTACTGCTGGGTTTGGGCACCCGCCTGGCAGTAATTCCATTAATTGTAACCATGGCAGTTGCAGCGTTTATTGTACATGGTGCCGATTCGTTTGCACGCAAAGAGCTGGCCTTGTTTTACCTGGTAAGCTATGTTATTTTACTGCTGATGGGTAGCGGA